The stretch of DNA GCCCACTCCCACTGCGATCGCAAGCAGAACCCAAACCGACCTTCGAACGGATCTGCCACGGCTCAAGAGCATGGGTTGGGGTGGCGTAACCTGCGGCTGGGCTTGCGCGAACGGCTTATCCCGGCTGGTGGCAGCCTCCGTTTGGTCCTCCGTTGATGGGCGGGAGAGTCCAGAAAGGTAGCGCCGCGGCTGTCTTCGTGCTTCCCAGAAGGCAACGCTCCATGGTCGCAGGCATACAACCCCGATGGCGCACGCCAGGACCATCATCGTCCAGGTGAGAGAGAAGTCTCTGGACCAGAACGGCATCTGGGTGATGGGGAATTCGAGGACTGCCACGAACCCAATGCAGGCATAGGTGAGCGAGAGAGCACAACCCTTGACCCAGCGCGACTTGCCGCGCAAGACGACAAGAAGCGCGGCCGTGAAGACGATCGCTGAGGCGAGGTACACCAGGACGGAGAGCGCTTGGGGCAAATGCATCATGTCCTCTGCTATTATCATCTTTCGCTGCCCTCACCGCCAGAGGCGCGGCTGCTGGCAGAAGGCGGGGGATTGCCTTCCCGGCCGCGGCCTGGAGAAACTGAACGACCTGACCAAGGATGTGTCCCGCGCGGATGCGTGCGTGAGCGCTTCGATGGGGCGAAATTTCTGGTCCCAAACCCCCGCAGAAGCCTCGACTTTCAGTTCCATGGAGTGGAACCCCTCTCGACATGCTCCCGTCTCCTGAGCCTGGACGAGAGGAGAGCGCGTGGCAACGAGACGGCATTGAAAGTGTTGGCGCGATTGCCATGGCGCCTTGAGGCACCAGCTCGGCATCGTGCGGTTTCTTGCTGAGCTTGAAGGTGTTTGACCAGGGACGATTGGTGTTCGGCTGACGAGAACCAGGCTCACGTGAGGAGTCTGCGAACAGAGTTGCCGAACAAGCCCTCCGGGAGCTTCGGCTGCCTGCGCGATTTCTTCGACTGAAAGGTGTACCAATGAAGTCAACACGCCCGGATGTCCCCAAGTCCTACGGCCTGAGGGAGGCCGCGGGCCCCGATGACCTGTTGCCTTGGGAATGGACCGAGGCTCGACTGGTCGATGCACGCAACTATTGGGTGGTTACCTCGGACGGGGATGGCGAGCCACACGCCATGCCGGTGTGGGGGATATGGCTGGCGGGGGGCTTGCTCTTCAGCACCGCTCGGCGGTCGCGCAAGGCGCTCAATCTGTCCGGGAATCCGAAGATCGTGATTCATCTCGACAGCGGGGATGAAGTCGTGGTGATCGAGGGGGAGGCCAGGGAGGTGGCAGACCGCTCGGTGCTGCGAGAGTACGTAGATGCCTATCAGGCCAAGTATGCCTTGAAGCCGGATGTGGACCAGGCAGGGACTGTCAACTTCGAAGTGCGTCCAAGGACCGTGTTCGGGTGGTCGGAGGCCGACTACCCGAACACGGCTACCCGATGGGAGTTTGCAGTCTGACGGGAACGAGTCGCCTCGACCACTAGTGCAGATAGCCTACAATTGGCCGCAACCCCCGCGAGATCAGCCGGGCGGGGTCAAATGAAAGGAGCTACGTAGTGGATCGCACTACCCTTAGGCAGATCGTGACGATCGTGACGGTCGCCGCGACCATCGCCTTCAATGTCCTGGCCAATGCCTTGCCCTTGAACGGCTTGAATACTGGGGAGATCTCCGACCGGTTTCAGGTCTTCTTTGTCCCGGCCGGATATGTCTTCTCGATTTGGGGCTTGATCTACATGGGCTTGGTCGCTTTCGCCGTATTCCAGGCGCTGCCGTCACAGCGGGAGAATCCCCGGTTGAAGCGCGTCGGATACCTGTTCGTCCTCAGCGGCCTGGCCAACATGACCTGGCTGCTCCTCTGGCATTATGAGCGGTTTCTGCTGGCGCCCTTGGCACTCATCGCCCTGGTCTTGCTGCTGACGGGCATCTACCTGCGGCTAGAGATCGGGCGGGTGTCCGTCTCACGCGGTGAGCGATGGTGCCTGCAAATTCCGACCAGCGTCTACCTGGGGTGGGCGACCGTGGCAACCATCGCCAATGTCACAACGACGCTGTACTTCGTTGGTTGGAACGGATGGGGCGTGTCGCCGCAAGGGTGGGCAGCGATCATGTTGACGGCCGCGACGGTAATCGGGGCGTTGGTGCTTGCTACGCGCCGCGACTTCGCCTTCGTGCTTGTGCTGATCTGGGCGTTTGTCGGGATCGCCCTCAAAGCCAACGCCACCTCAGTGGTCTCAATCGCGGCCTGGACTCTAGCTCTGGCTCTGGCGATCGTGTTGATCGTGGGGGCCTTGACTGGCCGGCGGAAGACGCCCGCCATGAAGCCAGCGTGAGAGCACATTCTTCAGGGCAGCAGGCACGCGCATGACCACCAAACTCGCGACCAATCCGCTGCGAGGGACTGAGCCCCATAGGTGCGAGGGGTTCAGCGCGGGCCTCTCTTCCGGCGGGTTTGCCTGCAACGGAGGCTGATATGTTCCTGATTCCCGAGGACCTGCTGAAGCTGGGCTTGGCGGTGATGGCCGGGGGTTTGATCGGAATCGAGCGGGAGTATAGGGACAAGGCGGCCGGACTACGAACCTTGATCTTCATCTGTCTGGGTGCCGCGCTCTTCACCATTCTGTCTTCGAGATTGGCTGGCGACAACGATCCGACGCGCA from Anaerolineales bacterium encodes:
- a CDS encoding pyridoxamine 5'-phosphate oxidase family protein, with the translated sequence MKSTRPDVPKSYGLREAAGPDDLLPWEWTEARLVDARNYWVVTSDGDGEPHAMPVWGIWLAGGLLFSTARRSRKALNLSGNPKIVIHLDSGDEVVVIEGEAREVADRSVLREYVDAYQAKYALKPDVDQAGTVNFEVRPRTVFGWSEADYPNTATRWEFAV
- a CDS encoding MgtC/SapB family protein — encoded protein: MFLIPEDLLKLGLAVMAGGLIGIEREYRDKAAGLRTLIFICLGAALFTILSSRLAGDNDPTRIAAGIVAGVGFLGAGVILREGGRVVGLTTAAAIWHTTALG